One window of the Triticum dicoccoides isolate Atlit2015 ecotype Zavitan chromosome 3B, WEW_v2.0, whole genome shotgun sequence genome contains the following:
- the LOC119278728 gene encoding protein FAR1-RELATED SEQUENCE 5-like: MMESMTSIAPSVGSTTAMGLEDDANNFSMVQTRFGINDEDRYSTPKRTSSLPACGSTYEPECDDSLQPSIGMRFDSWEAGLAFYRMYAHEVGFSVRIWTQHKGEGGVIIWKKFVCARQGWRKRKSVDLGQVTQEVGRKKAKRNIKISRCGCEAMMGLKRQDDNKYEVVQFVQSHTHQLVSPSKRHLIRSNREVTSDLRNKLFTCSKALLGTSKTFRLLSTEKGGLENIGCTKRDLQNCQRDFKAAIKGADGQLIVDIMENKKKANPAFYFDYQVDENNKLTNIFWADSICRKNYSLFGDVVSFDSTYRFNKYDLVFAPFTGVNHHKSCVTFGAAFLSNEKIASYKWLFQTFLKAMCGVAPKLVITDEDQSMRRGIESIFPNTKHRLCMWHILMKLPEKVGPILRDNEDFKPRFMACVWGSETPVEFESRWSSIISEFGLEDNEWLKEKYGLRESWIPAYFMEFSLGGILRTTSRSESENAFFQHFTNRKLTLIEFWVRFETALEEQRQKELQEDNCALHTLPVLETCWGIEAHAREVYTHNIFVAFQREVVAARDRRHVKTIEQVGDVRTTSIGDLSGRIRTVCFNTNTKAAQCTCRMFESLGIFCSHIIVVLKNDGCNEIPSQYVLHRWTKMAARHLCYDANGHEMEGSSTSLSPIIKKLYSQTCSRFSLALHEARHCEDKMEYLNKVVADALAHLRQTAPLDEQSKVQEFESFIGTTFPSIINIHPPDIANTKGSGKRLKRGSEEAINKRKKSK; the protein is encoded by the exons ATGATGGAGTCAATGACTAGTATTGCTCCAAGTGTCGGGTCAACTACAGCGATGGGACTTGAAGATGATGCCAACAATTTTTCCATG GTCCAAACGAGATTTGGCATAAATGATGAAGATCGTTACAGCACACCGAAAAGAACCAGTAGCCTACCCGCGTGT GGGTCAACTTACGAGCCAGAGTGTGATGACAGCCTACAACCCTCAATTGGAATGCGATTTGATAGCTGGGAGGCAGGTTTGGCATTCTATAGAATGTATGCTCATGAGGTTGGCTTCTCTGTACGCATATGGACACAACACAAAGGAGAGGGTGGTGTAATAATCTGGAAGAAGTTTGTTTGCGCAAGACAAGGTTGGAGGAAGAGAAAATCAGTGGATCTAGGTCAAGTTACTCAAGAAGTGGGGAGAAAAAAGGCTAAAAGAAATATCAAGATAAGCAGATGCGGTTGCGAGGCTATGATGGGATTGAAGAGGCAAGATGACAATAAGTACGAGGTCGTCCAGTTTGTTCAATCGCACACGCACCAACTTGTCTCACCAAGTAAGAGGCATCTCATCAGGTCAAATAGAGAGGTAACTAGTGATTTGAGAAACAAATTATTTACATGCAGTAAGGCATTGCTTGGCACTTCAAAAACTTTTCGCTTGCTTAGCACAGAGAAGGGTGGGCTAGAAAATATCGGTTGCACAAAACGTGACTTACAAAACTGTCAGCGTGATTTCAAGGCAGCGATTAAGGGAGCAGATGGACAACTTATAGTAGATataatggaaaataaaaaaaaggccaatccAGCATTTTATTTTGATTACCAGGTAGATGAGAACAATAAACTGACAAATATTTTCTGGGCTGATAGTATATGTAGAAAGAACTATTCATTATTTGGTGACGTTGTATCCTTCGATTCTACATATCGGTTTAACAAGTATGACCTGGTATTTGCCCCTTTTACTGGAGTTAACCATCACAAATCTTGTGTTACATTCGGTGCTGCATTCTTGTCAAACGAGAAGATTGCATCATACAAATGGTTATTTCAGACTTTCTTGAAAGCAATGTGTGGGGTTGCACCAAAGCTAGTCATAACCGATGAGGATCAAAGCATGAGAAGAGGAATAGAATCTATATTTCCGAACACAAAGCATCGACTCTGTATGTGGCATATTCTGATGAAACTCCCTGAAAAAGTTGGACCCATCTTGAGAGACAATGAAGATTTTAAACCACGATTCATGGCATGTGTCTGGGGATCAGAGACTCCAGTTGAGTTCGAATCACGGTGGTCCTCAATAATTTCTGAGTTTGGCCTAGAGGATAATGAATGGTTGAAAGAGAAGTATGGTTTACGGGAATCATGGATTCCAGCATACTTTATGGAGTTCTCCCTTGGTGGAATATTACGTACAACATCTAGATCTGAGAGTGAGAATGCATTTTTTCAACACTTCACTAACCGAAAGcttaccttgattgagttttgggtAAGATTTGAAACCGCTTTGGAAGAGCAACGACAAAAGGAGTTGCAAGAGGATAATTGTGCACTTCATACCTTGCCAGTACTCGAGACTTGCTGGGGAATTGAGGCTCATGCCAGAGAAGTGTATACTCACAATATTTTTGTTGCTTTCCAACGTGAGGTGGTGGCTGCTAGGGATCGTCGTCATGTCAAAACCATTGAGCAGGTTGGTGATGTCCGAACCACGAGCATTGGTGACCTTAGTGGAAGGATAAGAACTGTCTGCTTCAACACTAATACAAAGGCTGCACAATGTACTTGTCGAATGTTTGAATCATTGGGCATCTTTTGCTCTCACATCATTGTTGTCTTAAAGAATGATGGGTGTAATGAAATTCCTAGCCAATATGTGCTGCATAGGTGGACTAAAATGGCTGCACGACATCTTTGCTATGATGCCAATGGACATGAGATGGAAGGGTCATCTACTTCTCTTTCACCTATCATCAAGAAATTGTATTCACAAACATGCTCGCGGTTCAGCTTGGCATTGCATGAAGCTAGACATTGTGAGGACAAGATGGAATACTTAAACAAAGTTGTTGCTGATGCTCTTGCACACTTGAGGCAGACGGCGCCACTTGACGAACAAAGTAAAGTTCAAGAGTTTGAATCCTTTATTGGAACAACATTCCCAAGCATCATCAATATTCATCCCCCTGATATTGCAAATACAAAGGGCAGTGGCAAGAGATTGAAGAGGGGTTCAGAGGAGGCCATTAACAAAAGGAAAAAG AGCAAGTAG